aatacaggggtgggacccatttgggttaggggcacgttggttttggtgatttcaaatgtcaacactggctttcaaacatcggagaccctacctttaatacgcccttttatttatttttttaacatcagcAGCAGAGAAATGCACATATGCTTACCTGTCTCATCTTGGCATGGATGTAGAAACAGGAATAACCCAGTTGGGAGATTTTCTTGGCCAGCAGTTCCACTCGTTGGGATGAGTTGCAGAAGATTATAGACTGATTAATCTGAAGCTAAACAgtgaagaaatggaaaaaaagtcaaaagaaGTCTCCATACAGAAATGTAAGTGAATTTACATGTCTGCAGAGGGCAATTTACCCTAGAGAAAAGAGTATTAAGGCAATGGACTTTCTGCCTTTCAGTCACATATGCATAATATTGGGTTACACCCTTCAGGGTCAGCTCCTCCATAAGGTTTATCTCATAAGGCTTCTGCAGATGAGAATTCTGGATCGGACAAACATGGCATAATTAGTAACAAAGTACAGAAAGTATTAtggtgattattattagtattatagtAGACAACCAGTGGCAATTACTGCCAACAAGGTTACATAAAGTGGGTAAAAGAAGTATTGAACATTCAATattttttcaatatattttttaaaaagtgtggTTGAagaaattttcaccagatgttaACAACCCAAGTAATAAGAAATTTAAGAAATTAAGGTGTGTGAAATAAACTGGAATGACAGGGAAAAAGTATTGACCATGCTTACTGAAATGTATTCAATACTTCGTTCAAAAGCCTGTTGGTAAGGACATTCTCCTCCTTTATGGAGAAACTAATCTCACATATTGCTCATGtatgattttttcccccccattcTTCCACACAAGTGTTTTCAAATGTTGACAGTTCCATGGGCCTCTTTCTATGAACTGTGATCTTTAGTTTTTTCCTTAGATTTTTCTATTGGATTCAAGGCTAATGAAGGGCTGGGCTAggagctttattttctttctctgaaaaAAACTGAGTTTCCTTGAGATCAATGTCTTGGTGAAATGTCCACCCTCAATTCAAATCATCCTGGTAGATGGCAGCAGATTTATCAAGAATGTCAGCACATTTTCCCCCCATTCACCATTCTTTCCATTATATGAAGTTTGCCGGTGCTGTATGctgaaaaacagccccacaccatGATGTTCCCACCTCCAATCTACACTGTTGGTATGGTGTTTTTGGGGTGTTGTGCAGTGCAGTTTGAGCTCCAAACCATGGTGCGTATTATGGAAGCCAAACAGTTAAATTTCAGTCTCATCTGACCAAACTATTCTCCCAGTATTTCACATGCAGTAAATTATAAACAATTGCGCAAGAAAACGCACGAGTCTTGCCGGGTGAGCACACAATCAGGCCATGGTGCTTGAGTACAttacttattgttttctttgaaacaaTTGTACCTGCTAATTCCAGCTCTTTCTGAAGCTCTCCACAAATAGTCCTTGGCTCTTGGACAACTCTGCATTCTTTTCATTCCGGTCAGAAATGTTGAGGAGCACCTTGTCATAGCTGATTtatagtgaaattctttccaCTTCCAGATTATGGCCCCCAACACAGAGCTCACAGGAACGTTCAGAAGTTTAGAAATTCTTCTGTAACCAATGCCATCAGTATGTTTTGCAACAATACGTTGCAAATGTCTTGAGAGAGCTCTTTGCTTTTACCCATCACAAGACGTTTCAAGCGTGACTTCTCGGTAATGAGACATCTTTTTACAGGCCATCAGTTGGGACTGAACCAGCTGATTAATTTCCACTGACAAGGGGCACGATTGCTTATTAAATACTGAGATTTCTAGCTGAAGTTATAAATTCAAGTTAGGTATCTGCTTTTTATATCCTTGATTGTCATAACATTTTGCAAATACAAAGTAGCTATTCAAGTAATAAAACACCATTACAGACAGGACGACTAAATTCAACTACACATTTTAAGCTTACCATGAACTTTTGTACACTTAGTGGGAAAGTTGCAGAATACAGCAAAATTTGCCTTTGCTTGGGCAAGAAGCTTAAAATTTCCTCCATCATCTGCACAAAGTCCTGAGACAGGAGCTTGTCTGCCTACACACCAAATAAGACAATAAGATGTACATGAAAATTAATGGGGCAATTGTTGCTCAAAAGCATAAAATTGCTTTTCACTGTAGCATAATCCACAATGGGCTCTATCTGGTACACTGTAACCACCATGTAAACAATGTATTAAGGTCAGATGCTGATGTATCAAATGTGGGACAATGCATATCAAAGCTCATTTTATAGGAACAAACTTAAATACAAACCCAAACCCTTAAAGATTTGCTGCTTATGGATTAATTGTAACATGTTTTATAGATCTTGATTTTGCATACATtgacattttgaattttttcttctttatttgctAAACTAGATTAGCAGGGCTTGTGCACAACATTGCTGGTCAAATAAAGTATACCAGGTAAGTGCCTTTACCATTTCTGCTTTTAACCAACATATTTTAGACATTAACATACATTTTTTACAGCAACAATTCCATTATAAATCAAAGCAATAAAAGTTTAAACTAAAGATTTCTGAGGCCATCCTACTGAAAACTGTTAATACTTTCTTCCAATACTCACTTCATCCAACACGATCATCTGCACCTGACCAACTTTGGCTACTCCTTTTTTGATGAGATCCAACACTCTTCCAGGAGTGGCAATAACAACATGCACTACAGAGTGGGAGGGTGAGGAGGAGAGATCACCAGGTTATATGCAAGAACTTATTGAAAGACCTTggcttaaaaaaatgaaacccaAAAGAGCCTGTATATGTAAAAGGACACACCAGTCTCATCAAGCCGCATAATGTCATCACGCAGGTTGGTTCCACCCGTGGTTGCCATGACCTTAACCCCACCCATGTGTTTGCTGACCTGGATGCAGATCTGGCTCACCTGCAGAGCCAGTTCTCTGGTGGGGACAATGACCAGTGCTGAAGAGAGGACAAGGCAGAAAGGTCCCCATTAGAAATGAGCCAGCCAgttaaacaaacatgtttgaGGACTAGATGATTGAAGGCAGGCTCTTCTACCTTGTATGCAGTCTTTCTTCAGATCAATACGTTCAAGTAAGGGAATGAGGTAGGCACCACTCTTTCCTGTGCCATTCTTGGCTCTAGCCAGAATGTCCCTCCCAGACAAAGCAATGGGAATGCTCTCCTCCTGTACAGGGGAGACAAAAACAGCATCTGGGCATCAGTGTGGTTCCTTATAAAACAATTTTGCATTCCTATATGAACCTTTTAAAATTCTGTGATTTTTGACTTCAAAGCAGCTGATTAATGCAGAGCACATGCATAGTTTTTACAATTAATGCTAAATGGTATCTTCAGACCCCACCTTATAGAATACACTGTGGCAATTCTTTTGAGCAAAGAGGAAAAGGTTATCTGAAGCTACTGACTACATTATAAACGTATATAGCCTATTAAACACAGTAGCAGACTGTTGGTTTATCCTAATCTAAAGAGAACAAACATACTTGGATAGGTGATGGTTTTTCCCAGCCCATTTCAAAGATGCCCATTAACAACTCCCGCTTCAGGCAGTAATCTTCAAATTCATTCCCTTTGGTAGCGGTTACATCCTACACGttcataaagaaaagaaatagatCAGCAAACATCAGTGTAACTTTGAGCACAATGCTTTCAAATGAGAACTTACAGAAGTCTTCATGCGCATATCCTTTGGGGGAAGCTTTAAATTCTTTTTCCAGTCATCCCCAGGTCTGAAATGcacaaatgatatttaaaagGCACTGAAACATTCAATGAAACCTTCAATTATAACAGAATAATCAGATCACCATTGTACATCATTACACCTAATGCTACTGATAATCAGAACTTACTTGATGACCGTGTTTGCTGTGGGCAGAGGCAGGGAGCTGCCATTGTTGACTGTGCTGGAAGCTTTAATAGGGGTGGGCTGTGTTTGAGGTCCCCCTCCACCTCCACCAGGTCCCCCTGTTGGCTTCGCAGAGCCTCGCTTTTGTCCGTTTTGGTTTGTCAAACCCATAATGACTGGGTTCTCTGTTCTGGCTGTACTCATGTCTGTGTTTCCTCCAAAAAAGTGACCAAAGGGACTGGGATGTATACCCTTTTGTTAAATTTAAGATGTCCTTACCACAGTCCAAACCAAAATTCAAGCTATTATATTTTACAACTTCAATAATATAAGTCTTTTGTAAAACATCTCAATGCAAAAGCCAGCCAAGTAATTAGACACAAATTCTGAAAGTAGCAAATTAACTGCAAAGTCTCTTGACAAATATCCCAGGTTCTTAATTATCTCACAAACCAGAGAGAAGCTAAGCAGCCAGACATCTAGTTAATTCATTTCGTTGCATCCACTCTTCCTCTCAAATTTCATAATCGATGATTTGAAGAGTTTTCAACctagaataaacaaataaaaaaaaaaaaaaaaaaagtggttcaTGGTGTTTCAGAGAACAAAAATTGTGTTCACCAAGTTTATTTAACCtataaaacatgtttgtttatgGCATACGCTTCATCTATCATCAACTAGTCGTTTACCAACACAAAGCTCACAGGGGTCCATTTTCTGTAGAATGTACATTTTACTTTGGGGGTCTTTACACCATACAGTGTCACGATAATCAAAATCACAAAAAGACAGCTTTTAAGACATTGGCATCATAAGTAGCTCAGATTAAAACAAGACAGAGGTGTTCAAACTGAAAGTGTGgtctatttatttttgagatgtgtgtgtatatctctctctcatatacatgcatatatacacacacacacatacacatatatacacacacacacacacacacatacatatatatacacatatacatatatatatatatatatatatatatatatatatatatacacatatatatatatatatatatatatatatatatatatatatatatatatatatatatatatatatatatatatatatatatacacacgtacatacacattttttatatatatatatctatctatctctcaatTTGCCAATTCTATTCTTTGCCAATCCCTGCTTTGGAAGTTGAAGGTCAGAGCACCAGGTGAGCCATGATGTAGCACCCTGTAGCATAGggggttaagggacttgctaAAACTTGGCAGTGCTGTGTATTGAACACAGACCTTCAGATCAACAACCCAGCGCCTTAAGCACTTGAAGTACCACTAGCCTTTAAAggttaatgttaaataatgatattaaaaaaaagttacataatCAAGAATGACATTTATGACTGAATAGATTCTGCTATTCGCCTACAAAGCTCTCAATCTAGCTCCCAAATATTTATCAGATTTGATTGTTATGTACAAATCCTTCAAAATCACTTCAATCCCAAAATGGTCATCTTTTGCTGGTACCACGATCCCGTCTGCAACGCAGGGGAGACCGAGCTTTTGCAGTAGCGGGCCTAAAGCTGTGGAATAGCTTGCCACCACCAGTCAGAACTGCTTATACATTTGCTGAATTTAAAtccatgttaaaaacacacctctttTCCTGTCCTTTTAATTGTTGGTCATTGTTGGTAtgtgttcttttatatttatgttatgttctttctttttcgttATCTGCTTCCTTCTTAGGGATTAACGAAGTTCAGTGGTTACACCAaacatgcttttttctttttgctacaAAGCTGGCAAATTAGAAGACCAAGGCTTCACAGACGGGTTAGGATTTAGGCCAGGAAAGGAGTAACTGTACATGATGTATTTACACAGCTAGATGAAGTCAGAACCTATAACAAGTATACCAATTAACAGCAAACCTCAATGGACGATTAAAAGAAAACCACCAGCAGGGATGATCACTGGCATGTTTGGGCTACATTAAATTTAATACTGGACACCAGGTGGACACTGCAAATGCCGCTTCAATTGGAAAATCCTACACAGGAAGTATGTCAAGACATTGAAGACAACTTTGAATACGTATTGTGCGTGTTTACATGTATTCACTTTAGATCACGCACCACAAGGACATTTCAAATCTATAAGAATGAAGAGAGTTCACAGATGTTCTTAGATGGaaattatacacaaacattactagCACTCATCCGTTTTGTACCTCGAACATAGATCGACGTCAGATTCAGTTCAGATTCCGATTTACGAGGTAAATCGAATGCAGCACGTT
Above is a window of Tachysurus vachellii isolate PV-2020 chromosome 9, HZAU_Pvac_v1, whole genome shotgun sequence DNA encoding:
- the ddx6 gene encoding probable ATP-dependent RNA helicase ddx6; its protein translation is MSTARTENPVIMGLTNQNGQKRGSAKPTGGPGGGGGGPQTQPTPIKASSTVNNGSSLPLPTANTVIKPGDDWKKNLKLPPKDMRMKTSDVTATKGNEFEDYCLKRELLMGIFEMGWEKPSPIQEESIPIALSGRDILARAKNGTGKSGAYLIPLLERIDLKKDCIQALVIVPTRELALQVSQICIQVSKHMGGVKVMATTGGTNLRDDIMRLDETVHVVIATPGRVLDLIKKGVAKVGQVQMIVLDEADKLLSQDFVQMMEEILSFLPKQRQILLYSATFPLSVQKFMNSHLQKPYEINLMEELTLKGVTQYYAYVTERQKVHCLNTLFSRLQINQSIIFCNSSQRVELLAKKISQLGYSCFYIHAKMRQEHRNRVFHDFRNGLCRNLVCTDLFTRGIDIQAVNVVINFDFPKLGETYLHRIGRSGRFGHLGLAINLITYDDRFNLKGIEEQLGTEIKPIPSSIDKSLYVAEYHSESTEDIKL